In Candidatus Cohnella colombiensis, one DNA window encodes the following:
- a CDS encoding penicillin-binding transpeptidase domain-containing protein, with protein MTNNSTEEAQKRELRNRRHFSFRLNVFFFATFFVFSALIVRLAFLQFVEGPSYKEQEHALGNRSVPVPPIRGNIYDSEGYPIAYSSSTQSLYYTFETKMTEERGRELAAKIVEVFDKYGDKTKKSITVDDVYEDMDLKNRVYYSYQQRRVKSGLTKEEIAYFSEHRDDFPGIDIVEESIRQYNEEGIAVQLVGYMKKLQGAMKLTKYQEINTDQSDPTLRYLKTEEVGVDGLELMYQDELRGYNGVKEYPVNKDSEIIGPMKLTKPVKGENLFLTINKDVQLATQNAITEHIAKIRNSTDKWERAANATTGYAVAMEIDTGKVIAMASMPDYDTNVWQGGISQKDLDQISAFMYNGTIKEVYPPYDNDQERKKHPSSFVYLGSTQKPLSVLVGLNEGLFTPTTTFNDIGYFEFGKEGHKVKVNNSQNAANGRINATQAIAKSSNAFMSAMIGNQLYLVNGTDGVDIWDNYMKQFGLGVTTGSGLPSESAGVVEYYNEAKKASPQSALIRSAWGQQGKYTALQLAQYTAMLANHGKRLKPQFVNEIRDVDGNVTQAYQTEVLNTVDYPDVFWSTIEKGMAQVQVKGFDDVQYTFLRKTGTSQQDVGGGRVENAVFIAYAPAENPKLAVAVIVPEGGFGGWGAAPIARKIFDAYDEKIGLNGTPRKPVVPATPIDVTNTDGTPVEAGTTNDSLPVVRTEEN; from the coding sequence ATGACTAACAATTCCACTGAAGAAGCGCAAAAGCGTGAGCTGCGGAATCGAAGACACTTTAGCTTTCGATTGAATGTCTTTTTCTTCGCAACCTTCTTTGTGTTCTCGGCGTTAATCGTCCGGTTAGCTTTTTTGCAATTCGTAGAAGGACCCTCCTACAAGGAGCAGGAGCATGCATTAGGGAATCGGTCTGTACCGGTTCCACCGATTCGTGGCAATATCTATGATTCTGAAGGCTATCCGATCGCCTATTCGTCTTCAACGCAATCCTTATACTACACATTTGAGACGAAGATGACAGAGGAGCGCGGGAGAGAGCTCGCTGCGAAGATTGTTGAAGTATTCGACAAGTATGGAGATAAAACGAAAAAATCGATCACCGTCGATGATGTCTATGAGGATATGGATCTTAAAAATAGAGTTTACTATTCCTATCAACAACGTCGCGTGAAGTCTGGCTTAACAAAGGAAGAGATTGCATATTTCTCCGAGCATCGCGATGATTTTCCAGGCATCGATATTGTTGAGGAAAGTATTAGACAGTACAACGAAGAGGGAATTGCTGTACAACTAGTCGGTTATATGAAGAAACTTCAAGGGGCAATGAAGCTAACAAAGTATCAGGAGATTAATACGGATCAATCCGACCCTACGCTACGTTACTTGAAAACAGAGGAAGTAGGCGTAGATGGTCTTGAGTTAATGTACCAGGATGAATTGCGTGGCTATAATGGCGTGAAGGAATATCCCGTCAATAAGGATAGCGAAATTATCGGTCCGATGAAGCTAACGAAGCCGGTAAAGGGTGAAAACCTCTTTTTGACGATTAATAAAGATGTTCAACTCGCTACACAAAATGCGATTACGGAACATATTGCTAAAATTCGCAATTCTACGGATAAGTGGGAGCGAGCTGCCAACGCAACAACAGGCTATGCAGTAGCGATGGAAATCGATACAGGCAAAGTGATTGCAATGGCAAGTATGCCGGATTATGACACGAACGTATGGCAGGGCGGAATTAGTCAGAAGGACTTGGATCAAATCTCGGCTTTTATGTATAACGGTACAATTAAAGAAGTCTACCCGCCTTATGATAATGATCAAGAACGAAAAAAACATCCTTCTTCATTCGTCTATCTAGGCTCTACTCAGAAGCCACTGTCCGTACTGGTTGGGCTAAACGAGGGATTATTCACGCCAACCACGACTTTCAATGACATCGGTTATTTTGAATTTGGTAAGGAAGGCCATAAGGTCAAAGTTAATAACTCTCAAAATGCAGCTAACGGTAGAATCAACGCTACACAGGCAATTGCCAAATCGTCAAACGCCTTTATGTCCGCTATGATCGGTAATCAGCTTTACCTTGTGAACGGAACAGATGGGGTTGATATTTGGGATAATTACATGAAGCAGTTTGGTCTCGGTGTAACGACTGGAAGCGGACTGCCAAGTGAATCTGCGGGCGTTGTAGAATATTATAATGAAGCGAAGAAGGCAAGCCCGCAATCCGCACTCATTCGTTCTGCCTGGGGGCAACAAGGGAAGTATACCGCGCTTCAGTTAGCACAATATACCGCAATGCTTGCGAATCACGGTAAACGGCTTAAACCGCAGTTCGTAAACGAAATTCGTGACGTTGATGGAAATGTTACACAGGCGTATCAAACCGAAGTGCTGAACACTGTCGATTATCCTGATGTATTTTGGTCAACAATCGAGAAGGGGATGGCTCAGGTACAGGTGAAGGGCTTCGACGACGTTCAGTATACGTTCCTGCGAAAGACAGGTACATCGCAACAAGACGTAGGTGGTGGTAGAGTTGAGAACGCGGTGTTCATCGCCTATGCGCCAGCTGAGAATCCGAAGTTAGCTGTTGCAGTAATCGTGCCCGAAGGTGGCTTCGGTGGATGGGGTGCAGCGCCGATCGCACGGAAAATCTTCGATGCGTATGATGAGAAGATCGGCTTGAATGGAACACCTCGTAAGCCGGTTGTGCCAGCAACTCCGATAGATGTAACGAATACCGACGGAACTCCAGTAGAAGCAGGAACGACGAATGATTCACTTCCAGTCGTTCGTACAGAAGAGAATTAA
- a CDS encoding transglutaminase domain-containing protein, whose product MNSGLWGAVDMNLITWVLFIIVAFSIYLGFRRGASGSAKQLLYFLLHAVFTVVALVLSALFASAASPHLQSWLSGKALDLSKAGSSWFAQLVYTVGSGMRDLTLLRFAVLFLIAHTVIRIVLGILTRALGTVVTLPLSILPNGGVVSRAIGGMIGAVLGAGRALLFTALLFAYCALFPQGPMTDYIKQSSAYREAAAQIIQPVAGTLIEAQLPVFAEALNAELNQLWQRRYDVVDADLPEDLIQAAASIVESKVTDEAKARALYEWVGSRITYDDDKVTAYVEHGEWREQNPEMTFVTRKGVCIDYARLYASMARTVGLDVRVVTGLGYDGRGGYGSHAWNEVYLAEQQRWVSLDPTWAITGNWFDSEGFADTHIKQV is encoded by the coding sequence ATGAATAGTGGACTATGGGGTGCAGTAGATATGAACCTCATTACTTGGGTACTTTTTATAATCGTTGCCTTCTCCATCTATCTAGGATTTAGAAGAGGAGCATCCGGTTCAGCGAAACAGCTGCTCTATTTTCTCCTACATGCTGTATTTACAGTCGTTGCGCTCGTGTTGTCCGCGTTATTTGCTTCTGCTGCGTCACCTCATCTTCAATCCTGGCTATCAGGCAAAGCTCTTGATCTTTCGAAGGCAGGTAGCTCATGGTTCGCTCAGTTGGTATACACTGTCGGATCAGGGATGCGTGATTTGACGCTGCTTCGGTTCGCAGTATTGTTTTTAATTGCACATACTGTTATTCGAATTGTGCTGGGTATACTGACGAGGGCTCTTGGAACGGTCGTGACATTACCGTTATCAATTTTACCCAATGGCGGCGTCGTGAGCAGAGCAATCGGTGGGATGATCGGCGCTGTACTTGGTGCTGGAAGAGCGTTGCTGTTCACCGCATTATTATTTGCATATTGTGCATTGTTTCCGCAAGGACCAATGACGGATTATATAAAGCAATCTAGCGCTTACCGCGAGGCGGCTGCACAGATTATCCAGCCTGTTGCCGGCACACTGATCGAAGCTCAATTGCCTGTATTCGCTGAGGCGTTGAACGCTGAACTGAATCAATTGTGGCAGCGCAGATACGATGTCGTAGATGCGGATCTTCCGGAGGATCTCATTCAAGCAGCTGCGTCGATCGTGGAGTCCAAAGTGACGGACGAAGCAAAGGCGAGAGCCTTGTACGAGTGGGTTGGAAGTCGAATCACTTATGACGATGATAAGGTAACAGCCTATGTGGAACACGGTGAATGGCGAGAGCAAAATCCAGAGATGACCTTTGTAACCCGTAAAGGGGTATGCATAGATTACGCACGCTTGTACGCATCGATGGCTAGAACAGTCGGTTTGGACGTTCGAGTCGTAACAGGCTTAGGTTATGATGGACGCGGAGGATATGGTTCACATGCGTGGAATGAGGTTTATCTTGCGGAGCAACAGCGTTGGGTTTCCTTAGACCCAACATGGGCAATAACGGGAAATTGGTTTGATTCTGAGGGCTTTGCTGACACACATATTAAGCAGGTTTAA
- a CDS encoding metal ABC transporter ATP-binding protein yields the protein MSVIKRGISPISVEGLTVAYHKKPVVRNVSFEVNEGELIGIIGPNGAGKSTLIKSILGLQPKLAGEVNVYGKSYKLQRRLVGYVPQRESVDWDFPTNVLDVVMMGRYGHLGLFRRPGKRERAISMDCLEKVGMGDFANRQISQLSGGQQQRVFLARALAQDATLYFMDEPFAGVDAATEKAIITLLGELKRQGKTVLVVHHDLATVQEYFDSVMLLNVDLIAFGPTATTFTEENLQQAYGGRLAFVTKSSHQETATAAEIGV from the coding sequence ATGTCAGTTATCAAACGCGGAATTTCACCAATATCTGTTGAGGGATTAACAGTCGCTTATCATAAAAAGCCAGTAGTTCGGAACGTGTCTTTCGAGGTCAATGAAGGTGAACTCATTGGTATTATTGGACCCAATGGAGCAGGTAAGTCTACTCTAATAAAATCGATTTTGGGCTTGCAACCAAAGCTAGCAGGTGAAGTTAACGTTTACGGGAAGTCCTACAAGCTTCAAAGACGGTTGGTCGGTTATGTTCCGCAACGCGAATCTGTCGATTGGGATTTTCCTACGAATGTACTCGATGTTGTAATGATGGGCCGTTATGGTCATCTCGGATTGTTCCGTAGACCTGGGAAGCGTGAGCGCGCGATCTCGATGGATTGTCTCGAGAAGGTGGGGATGGGCGACTTCGCTAATAGGCAGATTAGCCAGCTTTCAGGGGGGCAGCAGCAACGTGTGTTTCTCGCTCGGGCTTTGGCTCAGGATGCGACATTATATTTCATGGATGAACCGTTTGCAGGTGTTGATGCTGCGACTGAAAAGGCAATTATTACATTGCTCGGTGAGCTGAAGCGGCAGGGGAAAACCGTACTTGTTGTGCACCACGATTTGGCAACTGTGCAGGAATACTTTGATTCTGTCATGTTGCTCAATGTTGATTTGATCGCATTTGGACCTACAGCGACAACGTTTACGGAGGAAAATTTACAGCAAGCCTATGGTGGACGATTGGCTTTCGTTACGAAGTCGTCTCATCAAGAGACAGCAACTGCTGCAGAAATCGGAGTGTGA
- a CDS encoding zinc ABC transporter substrate-binding protein, which produces MTIAILSGCSLTKSAFEQDGKLHITATIGMITDVVEQIGGNRVSVIGLMGPGVDPHLYKASQGDIAKLDEAELIFYGGLHLEGKMTEIFHMLSRKKPVVAVTNAIPEDQLRTLTEGVHDPHVWFDVKKWMSASEVIRDTLITEDPIHETEYRERADAYLKKLQELDQYARDQIASIPLSGRVLVTAHDAFGYFGDAYNIEVVGLQGISTASEYGSKDVTSLRDMIVERKIKAVFVESSVPKKSIEAVIEGAAQKGHKVVIGGELFSDAMGKAGTDEGTYIGMVKHNVDTIVAALK; this is translated from the coding sequence ATGACAATAGCGATACTTTCAGGCTGTAGCTTGACTAAATCTGCATTCGAGCAAGATGGAAAGCTGCATATCACAGCAACGATCGGAATGATTACGGATGTCGTTGAACAAATTGGAGGAAATCGTGTCAGTGTCATTGGGTTGATGGGACCGGGGGTCGATCCGCACCTGTACAAAGCTTCTCAAGGAGATATTGCAAAGCTAGATGAAGCGGAGCTCATTTTCTATGGTGGTCTGCACCTGGAAGGGAAAATGACTGAAATCTTTCATATGTTAAGTCGGAAGAAGCCTGTTGTTGCAGTTACAAACGCAATACCCGAAGATCAGCTTAGAACGCTAACAGAAGGGGTACACGATCCGCACGTATGGTTTGATGTGAAGAAATGGATGAGTGCTTCAGAAGTCATTCGCGATACTTTGATAACGGAAGATCCGATTCATGAGACGGAATATAGAGAGCGTGCCGATGCATACTTGAAAAAACTTCAGGAGCTTGATCAATATGCACGTGATCAAATTGCATCGATTCCCCTTTCTGGTCGGGTATTGGTTACAGCGCACGATGCCTTCGGATACTTCGGAGATGCATATAACATTGAGGTTGTCGGACTGCAAGGCATTAGTACAGCGTCGGAGTATGGCTCAAAGGATGTTACAAGTCTTAGAGATATGATCGTGGAGCGGAAGATTAAAGCGGTATTCGTAGAATCGAGTGTGCCGAAGAAATCGATTGAGGCAGTCATTGAAGGTGCAGCACAGAAAGGTCACAAAGTCGTCATTGGCGGGGAACTATTTTCAGATGCGATGGGTAAAGCGGGAACTGACGAAGGTACTTACATCGGAATGGTTAAGCACAATGTGGATACGATCGTAGCCGCTTTAAAATAA